The following are from one region of the Mycolicibacterium helvum genome:
- a CDS encoding L,D-transpeptidase family protein has protein sequence MKSLKTLASIGAVLMSVTMAAPAAAEPALSTTQWIVVGVPAASATTGTLTAFQRVGQEWKVVLGPTPAKVGELGVGAPADGVYRTPAGTFGFDQAFGREPNPGTKMPYFQATNQDWWDEDGKSATYNTHVRSIAQPSSIVENLYDSGPVYDYAVNIASNPQRIPGKVAGIFLHVTDGNPTWGCVAIGREEMKSVLTWLDPAANPQITIGVGDPSLIPAQS, from the coding sequence GTGAAATCGTTAAAAACACTGGCGAGCATCGGTGCGGTGCTGATGAGCGTGACGATGGCAGCGCCGGCCGCGGCCGAGCCCGCCCTCTCGACCACACAATGGATCGTCGTCGGCGTTCCAGCCGCTAGTGCCACCACCGGCACGCTGACGGCCTTCCAGCGAGTGGGTCAGGAATGGAAAGTGGTGCTGGGCCCCACCCCGGCGAAGGTCGGTGAGCTTGGCGTCGGTGCTCCCGCAGACGGCGTCTACCGCACCCCGGCTGGAACCTTCGGGTTCGACCAGGCCTTCGGCCGCGAGCCCAATCCGGGCACCAAGATGCCGTACTTCCAGGCGACCAATCAGGACTGGTGGGACGAGGACGGCAAGTCTGCGACGTACAACACCCACGTGCGCAGTATCGCTCAACCGTCTTCGATCGTGGAGAACCTCTACGATTCCGGACCGGTGTACGACTACGCGGTGAATATCGCCTCCAATCCGCAACGCATTCCAGGCAAAGTCGCCGGAATCTTCCTGCACGTGACCGACGGCAACCCCACCTGGGGATGCGTCGCGATCGGCCGCGAGGAGATGAAGTCCGTCCTGACTTGGCTTGACCCCGCGGCGAACCCGCAGATCACCATCGGAGTCGGAGACCCGTCGCTGATACCGGCCCAGTCGTGA
- a CDS encoding DUF1906 domain-containing protein, with amino-acid sequence MGVLRAPKASADGLRLIDFAVRLVTPEQIKAAGYDGALVYVSELRPGATFDFKPVTRDYTDGLTAAGLHVVSCYQYGKPGWPTPSDFTRGFDGGVADAQTALRLHGAAGGPSSAPIFFSVDEDIPADTWKSTAIQWFRGINSVLGVERTGMYGGARQCGWAIGDGVVGHSTTPGYRWAWQTKAWSGSAREPAAVMFQREVVTASDPGAVIDDVSVDVDDVLAPDFGQWDLAR; translated from the coding sequence GTGGGAGTCCTCAGAGCGCCGAAAGCCTCCGCAGACGGGTTGCGGCTCATCGACTTTGCCGTGCGACTGGTCACGCCAGAACAGATCAAAGCCGCAGGCTATGACGGGGCGTTGGTCTACGTCTCCGAGCTGCGTCCAGGCGCCACCTTCGATTTCAAGCCGGTCACCCGGGACTACACCGACGGGCTGACCGCGGCGGGCCTGCATGTCGTCAGCTGCTATCAATACGGCAAGCCGGGCTGGCCCACGCCGTCGGACTTCACTCGCGGCTTCGATGGGGGTGTGGCCGACGCGCAGACCGCGCTGCGACTCCACGGCGCAGCAGGGGGCCCGAGTTCCGCACCGATCTTCTTCAGTGTCGACGAGGACATTCCGGCCGACACGTGGAAAAGCACCGCGATCCAATGGTTTCGCGGTATCAACTCGGTGCTGGGCGTCGAGCGCACCGGTATGTACGGTGGTGCCCGCCAATGCGGCTGGGCCATCGGCGACGGCGTCGTCGGACACTCGACCACGCCAGGATATCGCTGGGCGTGGCAGACCAAGGCCTGGTCGGGTAGTGCGAGGGAGCCCGCCGCCGTGATGTTTCAGCGCGAGGTGGTGACCGCGTCGGACCCGGGGGCGGTCATCGACGATGTCAGTGTCGACGTCGACGACGTGCTGGCGCCAGACTTCGGCCAGTGGGACCTGGCCCGCTGA
- a CDS encoding nitroreductase, translating into MHDLEKAITDRRSIRLFLRDKPVPQELVVESLELAIRAPSNSNIQPWHVVFASGPARDRLAEALLEQADIAAPNVPALPESFAHLRSELGALVYGTMGIARHDAEARRLAVLRNWEFFRAPLVGIVCMHRDLDHVDAVGVGMFLQTFLLALTARGLGSCVQVSVAGYPDVLREHLGIGEDMRILCGVSIGYPDPEFACNQLTVPRSPLENNFVFKDS; encoded by the coding sequence ATGCACGACCTCGAGAAAGCGATCACCGATCGGCGATCCATCCGGTTGTTTCTGCGGGACAAGCCGGTACCCCAGGAACTGGTGGTGGAGTCACTCGAGCTGGCGATTCGCGCACCGTCGAACTCGAACATCCAGCCGTGGCATGTGGTCTTCGCATCCGGCCCGGCCCGGGACCGGCTGGCCGAGGCACTGCTCGAACAAGCCGATATCGCCGCCCCGAATGTGCCCGCACTGCCCGAGTCGTTCGCCCATCTGCGCAGCGAGCTTGGCGCCCTCGTCTACGGCACGATGGGAATCGCACGCCACGATGCGGAGGCCAGACGCCTTGCCGTACTGCGTAACTGGGAGTTCTTCCGCGCTCCACTGGTCGGCATCGTGTGCATGCACCGCGATCTGGACCACGTCGACGCCGTTGGCGTCGGCATGTTCCTGCAGACCTTCCTGCTCGCGCTTACCGCACGTGGGCTCGGCAGCTGCGTGCAAGTGTCAGTGGCCGGCTATCCCGATGTCCTGCGCGAACACCTCGGCATCGGCGAGGACATGCGCATTCTGTGCGGCGTGTCGATCGGCTACCCCGATCCGGAGTTCGCCTGCAACCAGCTGACCGTGCCGCGCAGTCCGCTCGAGAATAACTTCGTCTTCAAGGACAGTTGA
- a CDS encoding NADP-dependent oxidoreductase — protein sequence MTALRAHRRGGPEVLVVERAPIPVPAPGEVLIEVHAAAITFDELTWDETWTRDGLDRTPTIPSHEVSGIVAVAASDVTDIAVGDEVYGLIPFDRDGAAAEYVAVPANCLAARPTTCSHLQSAALPLAGLTAWQALVDHAAVQPGERVLVHGGAGGVGALTIQLAARLGADVTTTVRSDVADLMTELGATTVIDTRTEQFDRLDAEYDVVIDTVGGQTLERSFAILRPGGRLVTLSAPPPPGKAEAFEVIATFFIVTPNHSQLTQLTELVDAAGMHIAIAGAFPLEDGRAAFESGQRPHRAAGKTVLIVRD from the coding sequence ATGACCGCGCTTCGGGCCCACCGCCGCGGCGGCCCCGAGGTCCTGGTCGTGGAGCGGGCACCCATCCCGGTGCCCGCTCCCGGCGAGGTCCTCATTGAGGTACACGCCGCGGCCATCACCTTCGACGAGCTCACCTGGGACGAAACCTGGACCCGCGACGGCCTCGACCGCACCCCGACGATCCCCTCGCACGAGGTGTCGGGCATCGTCGCGGTCGCAGCCTCGGACGTCACCGATATCGCCGTCGGCGACGAGGTCTATGGTCTGATCCCGTTCGACCGCGACGGCGCCGCGGCCGAATACGTCGCCGTGCCCGCCAACTGCCTGGCCGCCCGGCCCACGACGTGCTCGCACCTACAGTCGGCAGCACTGCCACTGGCCGGCCTCACCGCATGGCAGGCGTTGGTCGACCATGCCGCCGTCCAACCCGGTGAGCGGGTGCTGGTCCACGGCGGCGCCGGTGGGGTCGGCGCTCTGACCATCCAGCTCGCCGCCCGGCTGGGCGCGGACGTAACCACCACCGTGCGCAGCGACGTCGCCGACCTGATGACCGAACTGGGCGCGACGACGGTAATCGACACCCGGACCGAGCAATTCGACCGGCTCGACGCGGAGTACGACGTCGTCATCGACACGGTCGGCGGCCAGACGCTCGAACGCTCCTTCGCAATCCTGCGTCCCGGCGGGCGGTTGGTCACCCTCTCGGCACCGCCCCCGCCCGGCAAAGCCGAAGCGTTCGAGGTCATCGCAACGTTCTTCATCGTCACCCCCAACCACTCGCAGCTGACCCAGCTCACCGAACTGGTCGATGCCGCCGGGATGCACATCGCGATCGCCGGCGCTTTTCCCTTGGAAGACGGCCGCGCCGCCTTCGAGAGCGGCCAACGACCCCATCGCGCCGCGGGCAAGACTGTCCTCATCGTCCGCGACTGA
- a CDS encoding alpha/beta hydrolase, protein MSTKPNPVVFIHGLWIHSSAWQPWLDLFSERGYAVSAPGWPGDSDTVAATRDNADALNDIGIAEIVDHYAEIINAGGKHEIKPVVVGHSFGGLIAQELLVAGHVAAAVAIDPAPIKGVKALPWAQLRSAFPVLGNPSNKHRTVALNDKQFRYAFGNTLTEQESDELHDKWTIPGPGRPLFEDATANFHKDSPAKVDTHLVDRGPLLLTSGTEDHTVPLKVTKEVFSLYEKGGSDTEFHEFDGKGHSLTIDSGWREVADVALDWLARKGF, encoded by the coding sequence ATGAGCACCAAGCCCAATCCCGTTGTCTTCATCCACGGCCTGTGGATCCACTCGAGCGCCTGGCAACCGTGGCTGGATCTGTTCAGCGAACGCGGCTACGCGGTCTCGGCGCCGGGCTGGCCGGGAGATTCCGATACCGTCGCCGCCACTCGCGACAATGCCGACGCGCTCAACGACATCGGCATCGCAGAGATCGTCGACCACTATGCCGAGATCATCAACGCCGGCGGCAAACACGAGATCAAGCCAGTCGTCGTCGGGCACTCCTTCGGTGGACTGATCGCCCAGGAGCTGCTCGTCGCCGGCCACGTCGCGGCCGCCGTCGCGATCGACCCCGCTCCCATCAAGGGCGTGAAGGCGTTGCCGTGGGCCCAGCTGCGTTCGGCGTTCCCGGTTCTCGGCAACCCGTCCAACAAGCACCGCACGGTGGCACTGAACGACAAGCAGTTCCGCTACGCCTTCGGCAACACCCTGACCGAGCAGGAGTCCGACGAGCTGCACGACAAGTGGACGATCCCCGGCCCGGGCCGCCCGCTGTTCGAGGACGCCACGGCCAACTTCCACAAAGACTCCCCGGCGAAGGTGGATACCCACCTCGTCGATCGGGGGCCGCTGCTGCTGACGTCGGGAACCGAAGACCACACCGTTCCGCTGAAGGTCACCAAGGAGGTGTTCAGCCTGTACGAAAAAGGCGGATCGGACACCGAGTTCCACGAGTTCGACGGTAAAGGTCACTCGCTGACCATCGATAGCGGGTGGCGTGAGGTCGCCGACGTCGCCCTGGACTGGTTGGCGCGCAAGGGCTTCTGA
- a CDS encoding SDR family NAD(P)-dependent oxidoreductase: MDTNLTDKIAVVTGASKGIGLAISQALAATGAHVIAGARHNTDELQALEAAGSVTFIAADLSTAEGPKALIAAAAERGGIDILVNNAGSVTPRFDGLLSVTDDDWLASVALNFLSAVRTTREAIPHLLARGGGSIVFIGSVNATLPEWNIVDYSATKAALANFAKSVSKEFGRNGIRVNTISPGPVATPLWLAEDGIAAQFAAASGATADQVVDSVVAGSATGRFTTAQEVADLALFLAGEHSANITGSDIRIDGGYVTTL; this comes from the coding sequence GTGGATACCAACCTCACCGACAAAATCGCCGTCGTCACCGGCGCAAGCAAGGGTATCGGTCTGGCGATCAGCCAGGCACTGGCCGCCACGGGCGCTCACGTGATCGCGGGTGCACGGCACAACACCGATGAGCTACAAGCCCTAGAAGCGGCCGGCTCAGTCACCTTCATCGCCGCTGATCTCTCGACCGCCGAGGGACCGAAGGCGTTGATCGCCGCCGCCGCAGAACGCGGTGGCATCGACATCCTGGTCAACAACGCAGGATCTGTCACGCCGCGCTTCGACGGCCTGCTGTCGGTCACCGACGACGACTGGCTGGCGTCGGTCGCGCTGAACTTCCTGTCCGCCGTGCGGACCACCCGGGAAGCCATTCCGCACCTGCTCGCCCGCGGCGGCGGCTCGATCGTGTTCATCGGCTCGGTCAATGCGACGCTGCCGGAATGGAACATCGTGGACTACAGCGCCACCAAAGCGGCGCTAGCCAACTTTGCCAAAAGCGTGTCGAAGGAATTCGGCCGCAACGGGATCCGCGTCAATACGATCAGTCCCGGCCCGGTGGCCACCCCGTTGTGGCTGGCCGAGGACGGGATCGCCGCGCAGTTCGCGGCCGCCAGCGGAGCCACCGCCGACCAGGTGGTCGACTCCGTGGTCGCGGGCTCGGCGACCGGCCGATTCACCACCGCCCAAGAAGTCGCCGACCTCGCCCTCTTCCTGGCGGGTGAGCATTCCGCCAACATCACCGGCTCCGACATCCGCATCGACGGCGGCTACGTCACCACCCTGTAG
- a CDS encoding cutinase family protein, whose amino-acid sequence MKLSSLAAAGISVAALMGPQATAVAAADNSCPDVEVVFARGTFEAPGVGATGQAFVDALTARLKGKDTIGVYPVNYPASLDFAQAGAGVADASNEIESLTSSCPDTKIVLGGYSQGAAVAGYTTTETVPAGFVLPAGISGPMPPAIATHVAAVVLFGTPADWVVGLADHGAPPIAIGALYEPKTLELCAPGDPVCSPGGLDRSAHSAYKSNGMADQAAAFAVNAIATAPPEPPSHTV is encoded by the coding sequence ATGAAGCTCAGCAGTCTGGCCGCCGCAGGAATTTCGGTCGCGGCCCTCATGGGCCCGCAAGCCACGGCCGTTGCCGCCGCGGATAACTCATGCCCAGATGTCGAGGTCGTCTTCGCCCGCGGAACCTTCGAGGCACCCGGAGTCGGCGCCACCGGCCAGGCCTTCGTCGACGCGCTGACCGCCCGGCTGAAGGGCAAAGACACCATCGGTGTCTATCCGGTCAACTACCCGGCCTCACTGGACTTTGCGCAAGCGGGCGCGGGTGTCGCCGATGCGAGCAATGAGATCGAGTCGCTGACGTCGAGCTGCCCCGACACCAAGATCGTGCTCGGCGGCTATTCGCAGGGCGCCGCGGTCGCCGGCTACACCACCACCGAGACCGTTCCGGCCGGCTTCGTCCTTCCTGCTGGTATCAGTGGACCGATGCCGCCCGCGATCGCGACACACGTCGCGGCCGTCGTGCTGTTCGGGACACCGGCTGACTGGGTTGTCGGCCTCGCCGATCACGGTGCCCCGCCGATCGCGATCGGAGCGCTGTACGAGCCCAAGACCCTCGAATTGTGCGCTCCCGGAGACCCGGTGTGCTCCCCTGGCGGCCTGGACCGATCCGCGCACAGCGCCTACAAGAGCAACGGCATGGCCGATCAGGCCGCCGCGTTCGCCGTCAACGCGATCGCGACAGCCCCGCCCGAGCCACCGAGCCATACCGTCTGA
- a CDS encoding SDR family oxidoreductase: MIEELAGQTVVLIGGSAGIGLETARRARAEGAEVILTGRNPERLRAAANDVGAQRTAAFDANDFRALGEFFDDLPGPVDHVLVTAGGPSYRPMLEMTADDIRDALSSHVVLDLEVARSARTKMRPDGSLVLMGGTGGRRIDHRLGIVSAATATLPPFTAALALELAPIRVNLIAAGFVDTPLSAALLGDQLDHRRDELRNTLPIGRVVGPQDVAALAVHLMVNGALTGATYDIDGGQQFI, translated from the coding sequence ATGATCGAAGAACTCGCCGGCCAGACTGTCGTCCTGATCGGTGGCAGCGCCGGCATCGGATTGGAGACGGCCCGTCGGGCCCGCGCCGAAGGGGCCGAGGTCATCCTGACCGGACGCAATCCCGAGCGCTTGCGGGCCGCGGCGAACGACGTCGGTGCCCAACGCACCGCGGCATTCGACGCGAACGACTTCCGCGCCCTAGGAGAGTTTTTCGACGATCTGCCCGGTCCAGTCGACCACGTGCTGGTCACCGCTGGGGGACCCAGCTATCGGCCCATGCTCGAGATGACTGCCGACGATATCCGCGACGCGCTCAGCTCCCACGTCGTCCTCGACCTTGAGGTGGCGCGCAGCGCGAGAACCAAGATGCGACCAGATGGTTCATTGGTGCTGATGGGCGGAACCGGCGGCCGCCGGATCGACCACCGGCTGGGCATCGTCTCGGCCGCCACGGCGACCCTGCCGCCGTTCACCGCGGCTCTGGCGCTCGAACTCGCGCCGATCCGCGTCAACCTCATCGCGGCAGGTTTCGTCGACACCCCGCTATCGGCCGCGCTGCTCGGCGACCAGCTCGACCACCGCCGCGACGAGTTGCGCAACACGCTTCCCATCGGCCGCGTGGTCGGCCCGCAGGATGTCGCCGCGCTGGCGGTGCACCTGATGGTCAACGGCGCGCTCACCGGCGCCACTTACGACATCGACGGCGGACAGCAGTTCATCTGA
- a CDS encoding amidohydrolase family protein: MTTALPFKFFDCDNHYYEAEDAFTRYMEPKFKKRGVQWAQLDGRQRLLVGGRVNRFIPNPTFDPVGKPGALDEYFRGRNPHGADLNSLFGELEPIRPEYRDRDARLAAMDEQGMAGCIMLPTLGVGMEQALLPDFDATVETFKAFNRWLDDDWGFAYQERIYTAPYITMCRPDNAVRELEWALEHDARFIVMIPGPITTEVGMRPPGDPLFDEFWQLANDSGITVCYHSGETYYSKFMPAWGESDYMMSFNALLGFRSLFSGDAIQDTFANHLHNGLFLRFPNLRMACIESGSTWVFHLFEKLTKSWGQIPFIYQEDPRETFRRHVWVSPFYEDELASLLKLMGDDHILMGSDYPHVEGLAEPASYIKDLENFDYTPEQCRKVMRDNGIELSVRRPV; the protein is encoded by the coding sequence ATGACCACTGCACTCCCGTTCAAGTTCTTCGACTGTGACAACCACTACTACGAGGCCGAGGACGCCTTCACCCGCTACATGGAACCGAAGTTCAAGAAGCGCGGCGTCCAATGGGCCCAACTCGACGGCCGGCAGCGGTTGCTGGTCGGCGGCAGGGTGAATCGCTTCATCCCGAACCCGACCTTCGACCCGGTGGGCAAGCCCGGCGCTCTCGATGAGTACTTTCGTGGCCGCAATCCCCATGGCGCTGACCTGAATTCGCTCTTCGGTGAGCTGGAGCCGATCCGGCCCGAATACCGGGACCGCGACGCACGCCTGGCGGCCATGGACGAGCAGGGCATGGCCGGCTGCATCATGCTGCCGACCCTGGGGGTCGGGATGGAGCAGGCGCTGCTACCCGACTTCGACGCGACCGTGGAGACATTCAAGGCGTTCAACCGCTGGCTGGACGACGACTGGGGATTCGCCTACCAGGAGCGGATTTACACCGCCCCCTACATCACGATGTGCCGTCCCGACAACGCGGTGCGTGAACTCGAGTGGGCGCTGGAGCACGACGCCCGCTTCATCGTGATGATCCCCGGGCCGATCACCACCGAGGTCGGCATGCGGCCACCAGGCGATCCGCTGTTCGACGAGTTCTGGCAGCTTGCCAATGATTCCGGCATCACGGTGTGCTACCACTCGGGTGAGACGTACTACTCGAAGTTCATGCCGGCCTGGGGCGAGTCGGACTACATGATGTCGTTCAACGCGCTACTGGGCTTCCGGAGCTTGTTCAGCGGAGACGCGATCCAGGACACCTTCGCCAATCATCTTCACAACGGTCTGTTCCTGCGCTTCCCCAACCTGCGGATGGCCTGTATCGAGAGTGGTTCGACGTGGGTGTTCCACCTGTTCGAGAAACTGACGAAGTCCTGGGGCCAGATCCCGTTCATCTATCAGGAAGACCCTCGCGAGACCTTCCGGCGCCACGTCTGGGTGTCCCCATTCTACGAGGACGAACTCGCCAGCCTGCTGAAGCTGATGGGTGACGACCACATCCTGATGGGGTCGGACTACCCACACGTCGAAGGCCTGGCCGAACCCGCGTCCTATATCAAGGACCTGGAGAACTTCGACTACACACCCGAGCAGTGCCGCAAGGTGATGCGGGACAACGGCATTGAGTTGTCGGTTCGACGACCGGTCTAA
- a CDS encoding acyl-CoA dehydrogenase, producing MTLPIGTAITIEQEQLAEAVSQFAARHAPIDKTRAALDSIAAGELPTWWEEFTANGFHAVHLPEAAGGQGGTLADMACVIEAAAAALLPGPLLSTATASAVASLADDSAAALVADLAGGAPAAVVLPEDSHVQAVRDGAGWRLSGSIDITLGLVAAQRVLLAARGEDGTDLWFALTVGSAAIVVEQQRGTDLSTDIGVLTLDNHPADAAVTGIDTERARCVVAALTACASAGTVRKGVETAVNYIRTREQFGKPVGSFQALQHKAAILLVNAELASASAWDAVRAVDESIEQHRLAAASAALMAVCAGPDLMLDALLMFGAIGYTWEHDTHLYWRRATSLAASLGSVTRWGREAGELARSLKRSTAINLGDVESEFRANLAKTLDEAAALQNETPTDDVRAPGLAFGSQRDLLAQAGLVAPHLAAPWGIDATPVQQVIITEEFDKRAGLVRPSLGIAEWILPTILNSGTDAQRERFAEPIMRGTQRWCQLFSEPGAGSDLASLVTRAQKVDGGWLVNGHKIWTSSAHVAQFGAMLARTDPESPKHLGISYFLVDMTSPGIEISPIKQASGEAHFNEVFLTDVFVPDDMLVGEPGRGWELAVATMAVERTAIGNYVNIDRSQALRRMAEIDGPDHDATLQALGGIEAYTTAIKAMVLRETLRLVQGQGPGPTSSIAKYAMVLLLRRASTATLGLTGRLGMLENSDPAVIKPYFDMPSELIGGGTAEIQLTIIASMILGLPRK from the coding sequence ATGACTCTACCAATCGGCACGGCAATCACGATCGAGCAGGAGCAGCTGGCCGAGGCTGTCAGTCAGTTCGCGGCCCGGCACGCCCCGATCGACAAGACCCGGGCCGCCCTTGATTCGATCGCGGCCGGTGAATTACCCACCTGGTGGGAGGAGTTCACCGCCAACGGATTCCACGCGGTACACCTTCCCGAGGCAGCCGGTGGTCAGGGCGGCACGCTGGCCGATATGGCGTGCGTCATCGAGGCGGCCGCGGCGGCGCTGCTGCCCGGCCCGCTGCTGAGCACTGCGACCGCCAGTGCCGTCGCATCCCTCGCCGACGACTCGGCCGCGGCGCTGGTGGCCGACCTCGCCGGTGGAGCACCGGCGGCGGTGGTGCTACCGGAGGACTCGCACGTCCAGGCGGTGCGCGATGGCGCTGGGTGGCGCCTGAGTGGTTCGATCGACATCACCCTGGGTCTGGTTGCGGCACAACGTGTTTTGCTGGCCGCCCGCGGTGAGGACGGCACAGATCTGTGGTTCGCTCTCACGGTCGGTTCCGCGGCCATCGTCGTCGAGCAACAGCGCGGCACCGACTTGAGCACCGATATCGGCGTACTCACGCTGGATAACCATCCAGCGGATGCGGCGGTGACCGGGATCGACACCGAACGGGCCCGCTGCGTGGTCGCCGCGCTGACGGCATGCGCGTCGGCCGGTACGGTCCGCAAGGGCGTCGAGACCGCGGTGAACTACATCCGCACCCGCGAACAGTTCGGCAAGCCGGTCGGATCGTTCCAGGCGTTGCAGCACAAGGCCGCCATCCTTCTGGTCAACGCCGAACTCGCCTCCGCATCGGCCTGGGATGCGGTGCGCGCCGTCGACGAAAGCATCGAACAGCACCGACTGGCCGCGGCGTCGGCCGCCCTGATGGCTGTGTGCGCCGGTCCCGACCTGATGCTCGATGCGCTGCTCATGTTCGGCGCGATCGGCTACACCTGGGAACACGACACCCACCTGTACTGGCGGCGGGCCACCAGCCTGGCGGCATCACTGGGGTCGGTGACGCGGTGGGGCCGGGAAGCCGGCGAGTTGGCCCGCTCGCTGAAGCGTTCCACCGCCATCAATCTCGGTGACGTCGAATCGGAGTTCCGGGCGAATCTCGCGAAGACGCTCGATGAAGCTGCGGCGCTGCAGAACGAGACCCCGACCGACGACGTTCGAGCGCCTGGACTGGCGTTCGGCTCGCAACGTGACCTGCTGGCTCAGGCTGGCCTGGTCGCACCGCACCTGGCTGCGCCCTGGGGCATCGACGCGACCCCGGTCCAGCAGGTAATCATCACCGAAGAGTTCGACAAGCGTGCCGGCCTCGTCCGCCCCTCGCTGGGCATCGCCGAGTGGATCCTGCCGACAATTCTCAACAGTGGCACCGACGCACAGCGCGAACGATTCGCCGAACCGATCATGCGCGGCACCCAGCGTTGGTGTCAGCTGTTCAGCGAACCGGGCGCCGGCTCGGACCTGGCCTCGCTGGTAACGCGGGCGCAGAAGGTCGACGGCGGCTGGTTGGTGAACGGTCACAAGATCTGGACCTCGTCGGCCCACGTCGCCCAGTTCGGGGCCATGCTGGCGCGCACCGACCCCGAGTCGCCGAAACACCTTGGCATCAGCTACTTCCTGGTCGACATGACCTCACCCGGCATCGAGATCAGCCCGATCAAGCAGGCCAGCGGCGAGGCCCATTTCAACGAGGTGTTCCTCACCGACGTCTTCGTCCCCGACGACATGCTGGTCGGTGAACCCGGCCGAGGCTGGGAGCTGGCGGTGGCGACGATGGCCGTCGAACGCACCGCGATCGGCAACTACGTCAACATCGATCGCTCGCAGGCACTTCGGCGGATGGCCGAGATCGACGGACCCGATCACGACGCCACCTTGCAGGCACTCGGCGGGATCGAGGCGTACACCACCGCCATCAAGGCGATGGTGCTGCGCGAGACCCTGCGGCTGGTTCAGGGTCAGGGCCCCGGCCCGACGTCCAGCATCGCCAAGTACGCAATGGTGTTACTGCTGCGACGCGCATCGACGGCGACACTGGGCCTCACCGGACGTCTTGGGATGCTGGAAAATTCGGATCCCGCGGTGATCAAGCCCTACTTCGACATGCCGTCCGAGCTCATCGGCGGCGGCACGGCAGAGATTCAGCTGACCATCATCGCCTCGATGATTCTTGGCCTGCCGCGGAAATAG
- a CDS encoding amidohydrolase family protein yields MPGPVGLPVIDTMIGFPHEGTAQYDFIRKQTKDRESKEDFDFPVEYMFKDVPKGLPTDDPVSLLLQQMDRFGIEKSMIGVSEGSAAELALKMFPDRFIASGNVADPNDVMGTVTNIRREYETYGIRAVSCFPSGTFPQVPIDDPKMYPVYATCVELGIPIFCCAGVPGPRIPMAPQEVSRIDIVMFDFPDLVFVTRHGCEPWQDLAVKLMLKWPNLYYSTSAFAPKYYPKEIIDYANSRGADKIIYAGYFPMGLSLERIFSDMPNVPFKDEVWPKFLYGNAARILGLDS; encoded by the coding sequence ATGCCCGGACCTGTCGGTCTGCCGGTAATCGACACGATGATCGGATTTCCGCACGAGGGAACCGCTCAGTACGACTTCATCCGCAAACAGACCAAGGACCGCGAGTCCAAAGAGGACTTCGATTTCCCGGTCGAGTACATGTTCAAGGACGTCCCCAAGGGCCTGCCCACTGACGACCCCGTTTCGCTGCTCTTGCAGCAGATGGACCGGTTCGGCATTGAGAAGTCGATGATCGGGGTGAGCGAGGGCTCCGCGGCGGAGCTGGCGCTCAAGATGTTTCCCGACCGCTTCATCGCGTCGGGCAATGTCGCCGACCCGAACGACGTCATGGGCACTGTCACCAATATCCGCCGCGAGTACGAGACCTACGGTATCCGCGCGGTGTCATGCTTCCCGTCGGGCACGTTCCCACAAGTGCCCATCGATGACCCGAAGATGTACCCGGTGTACGCCACCTGCGTCGAACTCGGCATCCCGATCTTCTGCTGTGCCGGCGTCCCCGGACCGCGCATTCCGATGGCGCCGCAGGAGGTTTCGCGGATCGACATCGTCATGTTCGACTTCCCCGACCTGGTCTTCGTCACCCGGCATGGCTGCGAGCCCTGGCAGGATCTGGCCGTCAAACTGATGCTCAAGTGGCCCAACCTGTACTACTCGACGTCGGCATTCGCGCCGAAGTACTACCCGAAGGAGATCATCGACTACGCGAACTCGCGCGGAGCCGACAAGATCATCTACGCCGGGTACTTCCCGATGGGGCTATCGCTGGAACGCATCTTCAGTGACATGCCCAACGTGCCGTTCAAGGACGAGGTGTGGCCGAAGTTCCTGTACGGCAACGCGGCCCGGATTCTAGGACTGGACAGTTAA